A region from the Drosophila takahashii strain IR98-3 E-12201 chromosome 2L, DtakHiC1v2, whole genome shotgun sequence genome encodes:
- the RtGEF gene encoding uncharacterized protein RtGEF isoform X1, with product MEQPLVVKAEYSFSGSNNDELCFQRGDVITVTQREDGGWWEGTLNEKTGWFPSNYVNECKVQLPLAETIRPPEEIQEYRSVVLKDLLDSERAHVAELQGLLENFLEPMQQTQILSQDEYAQLMCNFVEIVRTHEDLLIQIEECNDRVGKLFLTSAPLMKKVHQAYCAAHPKAIVILDKYKDELEKYMERQGAATPGLLVLTTGLSKPFRRLDKYSAMLQELERHMESSHPDRGDTQRSVAVYKDIAATCSATRRQKELELQVLTGPVRGWQGQELSTLGDIIHMGSVAVGADHRDRYFVLFPQTLLFLSVSQRMSAFIYEGKLPLTGIIVNRLEDTDAIKNAFEISSPLIDRIVAVCQGPNEANKWVELLNANNPSLPMGIKRQLSNLSNSSLGHLNAAHLSQHLDSRGYCTRFSLCAYYSGPPCHVRPLRLTLPPSNYPPTAPYANLSAHFARLVKGGGLRSAIVKMLLYPQARQSIDLKRIALRKKRCHKAAAKLKDLNANQESGQSELERQDAIELPTDSESYDDDFEDDFLHSCDSDPFEYVQFYQNRRNDSMCNSTGTFVDHGTSVRRHCSSINLIKLDSVDTDEVLAQNELKKESLVIGSRALRALARKSTTRNSSVHTSTATLELGIGGSITSCVEEEPKGAFSLQQQSSDASSMYAGRLGGAFTACENLASLPDDLSRESSGGAEEQPTPLPASPTERHSMPTIFVGNRFNQSKNTEVYVPTWRDRQEMQKQSVDAEQEEELHSSSMDLPAACRTAPDKLQAELLYNYEEALKEPLELQRERVSHKSDSPSTGNLKIDANSATRSSSTTELCIDASSRKRNPAPPKSRDSIRRCISYQFLQMSNRQPPPPPPPRRDPDLHLDTKCRCCESSQCPSPRSSDSGMAGSCTITSPDPPNPESYFPLEAAGQDMLDNVEPERFDVCGMFREKFLTPEATQDVVDEPDEPTTPTNRKEESNCISSAQVQVNTRSIFLPSSSSMDETTRNVPSNDLLFSSSSTDRLGGPQATFRSGMYAHWWKKERLPPEVVRGIAHAYNKSLPSKDSKDSGSVCSSCFCSLGASGYSEGALYCSVCQNCADYYNGSATSTTNTTTTTSSSSCPLCSEDEGMIASTHDSSSTIDCPICTGRIASGAEEDVAALEPQPAAANRRPSAGHAQQHPAQRQQQQRRGEQQPPGIAGHQLDVASQTEPVVQPPPQLQSVHAHSASTTSSASTTTTKSAKSSGGSRPQIKFSPDTKQQDSSSNPGLIHGRQSSNSGSGSSSGGSGGNGGAKRKERKHKG from the exons ATGGAGCAGCCACTGGTGGTGAAGGCGGAGTACTCCTTCTCGGGCAGCAACAACGACGAGCTGTGCTTCCAGAGGGGCGATGTCATCACGGTCACCCAGCGCGAGGACGGCGGCTGGTGGGAGGGAACGCTGAACGAGAAGACTGGCTGGTTCCCCAGCAACTATGTCAACGAGTGCAAGGTGCAGCTGCCGCTGGCGGAGACCATCAGGCCGCCGGAGGAGATCCAGGAGTACCGCTCGGTGGTTCTGAAGGATCTGCTCGACTCGGAGCGAGCCCATGTGGCCGAGCTGCAGGGTCTGCTCGAGAATTTCCTGGAGCCCATGCAACAGACGCAAAT TCTCAGCCAGGATGAGTACGCCCAGCTGATGTGCAACTTTGTGGAGATCGTGCGCACGCACGAGGATCTGCTCATCCAGATCGAGGAGTGCAACGATCGAGTGGGAAAACTATTCCTCACCAGTGCCCCCTTAATGAAGAAGGTCCACCAGGCCTACTGCGCTGCCCATCCCAAGGCCATCGTTATATTGGACAAGTACAA GGACGAGTTGGAGAAGTATATGGAACGCCAGGGCGCGGCCACCCCGGGACTTCTCGTGCTCACCACGGGCCTGTCGAAGCCCTTCCGCCGCCTGGACAAGTACTCCGCCATGCTGCAGGAACTGGAGCGGCACATGGAGAGTAGCCATCCGGATCGTGGCGACACCCAGCGCAGTGTGGCCGTGTACAAGGACATAGCGGCCACCTGCTCGGCCACCCGGCGGCAAAAGGAGCTGGAGCTGCAGGTGCTCACGGGCCCGGTGCGCGGATGGCAGGGCCAGGAGCTGAGCACCCTCGGCGACATCATTCACATGGGCAGCGTGGCTGTGGGAGCGGATCATCGCGATCGCTACTTTGTGCTCTTCCCCCAGACATTGCTCTTCCTCAGCGTCAGTCAGCGGATGAGTGCGTTCATCTATGAG GGTAAACTACCGCTGACCGGGATCATTGTGAATCGCCTGGAGGACACGGATGCCATTAAGAACGCCTTCGAGATCAGCAGTCCGCTGATCGATCGCATTGTGGCCGTCTGCCAGGGACCGAACGAGGCCAACAAGTGGGTGGAGCTGCTGAATGCCAACAATCCCAGCCTGCCGATGGGCATCAAGCGGCAGCTGAGCAACCTGAGCAACTCCTCGCTGGGACACCTAAACGCGGCCCAT CTGAGTCAACACTTGGATTCGCGGGGCTACTGCACGCGTTTCTCGCTCTGTGCCTACTACTCCGGTCCACCCTGTCATGTGCGTCCGCTGCGGCTGACGCTGCCGCCCAGCAATTACCCGCCCACGGCGCCGTACGCCAATCTCAGTGCCCACTTTGCGAGGCTCGTGAAGGGCGGCGGACTGAGGAGTGCCATTGTGAAGATGCTGCTCTATCCGCAGGCTCGCCAGAGCATCGATCTCAAGAGGATTGCGTTGCGCAAGAAGCGCTGCCACAAGGCGGCGGCCAAGCTGAAGGATCTCAATGCCAACCAGGAGTCGGGGCAGTCGGAGCTGGAGCGGCAGGATGCCATCGAACTGCCCACGGACTCGGAGAGCTACGACGATGACTTCGAGGATGATTTCTTGCATTCCTGCGACTCGGATCCGTTTGAGTATGTGCAGTTCTACCAGAACAGGCGCAACGATTCCATGTGCAATTCCACGGGCACTTTTGTGGACCATGGCACTTCTGTCAGGCGGCACTGTTCCTCGATTAATCTCATCAAGTTGGATTCGGTGGACACGGATGAGGTGCTGGCACAAAACGAGCTGAAGAAGGAGTCGCTGGTTATAGGTTCCAGGGCTCTGAGAGCTTTGGCTCGCAAGTCTACGACTAGGAATTCCAGTGTGCACACTTCCACGGCAACTTTGGAGCTGGGAATTGGCGGCAGCATAACCAGCTGCGTGGAAGAGGAGCCAAAAGGGGCATTCTCCCTGCAACAACAGAGCTCTGATGCCAGCTCCATGTATGCAGGCAGGCTGGGCGGGGCCTTCACCGCCTGCGAGAACCTGGCCAGTTTGCCCGATGATCTCAGCCGGGAGTCGAGTGGAGGAGCCGAGGAGCAACCCACTCCACTGCCAGCTTCTCCAACCGAACGTCACAGTATGCCCACCATATTTGTGGGCAATCGCTTTAATCAGAGCAAAAACACTGAGGTCTATGTGCCCACTTGGCGGGATCGCCAGGAGATGCAAAAGCAGAGTGTGGATGccgagcaggaggaggagttgCACTCCAGTTCCATGGATCTGCCCGCTGCCTGTCGCACTGCTCCGGATAAATTGCAGGCGGAGCTGCTCTACAACTATGAAGAGGCTTTGAAGGAACCCCTTGAGTTGCAGCGGGAGCGAGTTTCCCACAAGAGCGACAGTCCCTCGACGGGAAATCTCAAGATAGATGCTAATTCCGCCACAAGAAGTAGTTCCACCACGGAGCTCTGCATCGATGCCTCCTCTAGAAAGCGCAATCCAGCTCCTCCGAAAAGTAGGGATTCCATTAGACGCTGCATCAGCTATCAGTTCCTGCAGATGTCCAATCGGCAGCCgcctccaccaccaccgcctcgCAGGGACCCCGATCTCCACCTGGACACCAAATGCCGCTGCTGTGAGAGCTCCCAGTGTCCCAGTCCGCGATCGAGCGACAGCGGAATGGCGGGCAGTTGCACTATCACTTCCCCGGATCCTCCCAATCCGGAATCCTACTTTCCCCTGGAGGCCGCCGGCCAGGATATGCTCGATAATGTGGAGCCCGAGAGGTTCGATGTGTGTGGCATGTTCAGGGAGAAGTTCCTCACGCCAGAGGCCACCCAGGATGTGGTCGATGAGCCTGATGAGCCCACCACACCGACCAACCGCAAAGAAGAATCCAACTGCATTAGTTCCGCTCAAGTGCAAGTGAACACGAGGAGTATTTTCCTGCCCTCCAGCTCGAGCATGGACGAGACTACTAGGAATGTGCCGTCCAATGATCTCCTATTTAGCTCGAGTTCCACGGATCGACTGGGAGGACCTCAGGCCACCTTCCGCTCGGGAATGTATGCGCACTGGTGGAAGAAGGAGCGCCTGCCGCCGGAGGTGGTGCGCGGCATAGCGCACGCCTACAACAAAAGCCTGCCCTCGAAGGATTCAAAGGACTCGGGGTCGGTGTGCTCCAGCTGCTTCTGCTCGCTGGGAGCCAGCGGTTACAGCGAGGGCGCCCTGTACTGCTCGGTGTGCCAAAACTGCGCGGATTACTACAACGGCAGTGccaccagcaccaccaacACGACCACCACCACTTCATCCTCGAGCTGCCCGCTGTGCAGCGAGGACGAGGGCATGATCGCCTCCACCCACGACTCCTCCTCGACCATCGACTGTCCCATTTGCACGGGCCGCATTGCTTCCGGCGCCGAAGAAG ATGTCGCCGCCCTCGAGCCACAGCCTGCTGCTGCCAACCGGAGGCCGTCCGCCGGCCACGCCCAGCAGCATCCCGCccagcggcaacagcaacagcggcGGGGGGAGCAACAGCCACCAGGGATCGCCGGCCACCAACTCGATGTCGCATCACAAACGGAGCCAGTCGTTCAACCACCACCTCAGCTACAATCAGTACACGCCCACTCAGCCTCCACCACATCATCTGCATCCACCACAACCACCAAGTCTGCCAAGTCATCTGGGGGCAGCCGGCCCCAGATCAAGTTCAGTCCAGATACCAAGCAGCAAGATAGCAGCTCCAATCCCGGCCTCATCCATGGACGCCAGTCCAGCAATTcaggcagcggcagcagcagcggcggcagcggcgggaATGGGGGTGCCAAACGCAAGGAAAGGAAGCACAAAGG CTAA
- the RtGEF gene encoding rho guanine nucleotide exchange factor 7 isoform X3 produces the protein MEQPLVVKAEYSFSGSNNDELCFQRGDVITVTQREDGGWWEGTLNEKTGWFPSNYVNECKVQLPLAETIRPPEEIQEYRSVVLKDLLDSERAHVAELQGLLENFLEPMQQTQILSQDEYAQLMCNFVEIVRTHEDLLIQIEECNDRVGKLFLTSAPLMKKVHQAYCAAHPKAIVILDKYKDELEKYMERQGAATPGLLVLTTGLSKPFRRLDKYSAMLQELERHMESSHPDRGDTQRSVAVYKDIAATCSATRRQKELELQVLTGPVRGWQGQELSTLGDIIHMGSVAVGADHRDRYFVLFPQTLLFLSVSQRMSAFIYEGKLPLTGIIVNRLEDTDAIKNAFEISSPLIDRIVAVCQGPNEANKWVELLNANNPSLPMGIKRQLSNLSNSSLGHLNAAHMSPPSSHSLLLPTGGRPPATPSSIPPSGNSNSGGGSNSHQGSPATNSMSHHKRSQSFNHHLSYNQYTPTQPPPHHLHPPQPPSLPSHLGAAGPRSSSVQIPSSKIAAPIPASSMDASPAIQAAAAAAAAAAGMGVPNARKGSTKANWTISCLRPTPPLRPSLLNASSGSGSGSGGGGSSSSNALASYCSGRKNQPTFEEDALVLRVFEAYCAAYQNNARNTIHSALQPWTPCLPIRGGKLKTSKTFSTSNPQLPFIANSPYLNQQQQQQQQLLQQQHLQQQQHPQQPTGRQHSAGSLNSSFIWREASPNNFNLYSSSVSSSLNATPAQRYSLSGAGGGSPTIKDYQRALSEERATRKSLNRLKSGFGSGYDNVCTSPLLPRKNKPSPKLVAQQTYQRSPTTTTIVKPNPTGHPGLYDRRLNRSFETSTSHRYAGYGAGYLMNCGGALRTSTLQRSTPQLAGGERSDDSDVERELLRSNGAGPSANLELNADGSKRQSGSWCCGNFVMKQWRKINHV, from the exons ATGGAGCAGCCACTGGTGGTGAAGGCGGAGTACTCCTTCTCGGGCAGCAACAACGACGAGCTGTGCTTCCAGAGGGGCGATGTCATCACGGTCACCCAGCGCGAGGACGGCGGCTGGTGGGAGGGAACGCTGAACGAGAAGACTGGCTGGTTCCCCAGCAACTATGTCAACGAGTGCAAGGTGCAGCTGCCGCTGGCGGAGACCATCAGGCCGCCGGAGGAGATCCAGGAGTACCGCTCGGTGGTTCTGAAGGATCTGCTCGACTCGGAGCGAGCCCATGTGGCCGAGCTGCAGGGTCTGCTCGAGAATTTCCTGGAGCCCATGCAACAGACGCAAAT TCTCAGCCAGGATGAGTACGCCCAGCTGATGTGCAACTTTGTGGAGATCGTGCGCACGCACGAGGATCTGCTCATCCAGATCGAGGAGTGCAACGATCGAGTGGGAAAACTATTCCTCACCAGTGCCCCCTTAATGAAGAAGGTCCACCAGGCCTACTGCGCTGCCCATCCCAAGGCCATCGTTATATTGGACAAGTACAA GGACGAGTTGGAGAAGTATATGGAACGCCAGGGCGCGGCCACCCCGGGACTTCTCGTGCTCACCACGGGCCTGTCGAAGCCCTTCCGCCGCCTGGACAAGTACTCCGCCATGCTGCAGGAACTGGAGCGGCACATGGAGAGTAGCCATCCGGATCGTGGCGACACCCAGCGCAGTGTGGCCGTGTACAAGGACATAGCGGCCACCTGCTCGGCCACCCGGCGGCAAAAGGAGCTGGAGCTGCAGGTGCTCACGGGCCCGGTGCGCGGATGGCAGGGCCAGGAGCTGAGCACCCTCGGCGACATCATTCACATGGGCAGCGTGGCTGTGGGAGCGGATCATCGCGATCGCTACTTTGTGCTCTTCCCCCAGACATTGCTCTTCCTCAGCGTCAGTCAGCGGATGAGTGCGTTCATCTATGAG GGTAAACTACCGCTGACCGGGATCATTGTGAATCGCCTGGAGGACACGGATGCCATTAAGAACGCCTTCGAGATCAGCAGTCCGCTGATCGATCGCATTGTGGCCGTCTGCCAGGGACCGAACGAGGCCAACAAGTGGGTGGAGCTGCTGAATGCCAACAATCCCAGCCTGCCGATGGGCATCAAGCGGCAGCTGAGCAACCTGAGCAACTCCTCGCTGGGACACCTAAACGCGGCCCAT ATGTCGCCGCCCTCGAGCCACAGCCTGCTGCTGCCAACCGGAGGCCGTCCGCCGGCCACGCCCAGCAGCATCCCGCccagcggcaacagcaacagcggcGGGGGGAGCAACAGCCACCAGGGATCGCCGGCCACCAACTCGATGTCGCATCACAAACGGAGCCAGTCGTTCAACCACCACCTCAGCTACAATCAGTACACGCCCACTCAGCCTCCACCACATCATCTGCATCCACCACAACCACCAAGTCTGCCAAGTCATCTGGGGGCAGCCGGCCCCAGATCAAGTTCAGTCCAGATACCAAGCAGCAAGATAGCAGCTCCAATCCCGGCCTCATCCATGGACGCCAGTCCAGCAATTcaggcagcggcagcagcagcggcggcagcggcgggaATGGGGGTGCCAAACGCAAGGAAAGGAAGCACAAAGG CTAACTGGACCATCAGCTGCCTGCGTCCCACGCCGCCTTTGCGGCCCAGTTTGTTAAATGCCTCCAGCGGATCGGGAAGTGGCAGCGGTGGTGGCGGCAGCAGCTCCAGCAACGCCCTGGCCAGCTACTGCAGCGGGAGGAAGAACCAGCCGACCTTCGAGGAGGACGCCCTGGTGCTCCGGGTGTTCGAGGCCTACTGTGCCGCCTACCAGAACAACGCCAGGAACACCATCCACTCGG CCTTGCAACCCTGGACTCCGTGTCTGCCCATCCGCGGTGGCAAGCTGAAAACGAGCAAAACCTTCTCGACCTCCAATCCACAGCTGCCTTTCATAGCCAACTCACCCTACCtcaatcagcagcagcagcagcagcagcaactcttgcaacagcaacacctgcagcagcagcaacatccccAGCAGCCAACAGGTCGTCAGCACTCCGCCGGCAGCCTGAACTCCTCCTTCATTTGGCGCGAGGCGAGTCCCAACAACTTTAATCTGTACTCCAGTTCGGTGTCTTCCTCGCTGAATGCGACGCCTGCGCAAAGGTACTCCTTATCGGGAGCAGGTGGAGGATCGCCCACCATCAAGGATTACCAGAGAGCCCTGTCCGAGGAGCGGGCCACCAGGAAGTCGCTGAATCGGCTGAAGAGTGGCTTTGGCTCCGGCTACGACAATGTGTGCACTTCACCGCTGCTACCGAGGAAAAACAAACCGTCGCCCAAGTTGGTGGCCCAGCAGACGTACCAGCGATCCCCGACCACCACCACCATAGTGAAGCCTAATCCCACGGGACACCCAGGACTCTACGATCGCCGGCTGAATCGATCCTTCGAGACCTCCACCTCGCATCGCTATGCCGGCTATGGGGCAGGCTATCTGATGAATTGCGGCGGAGCTTTGCGGACCAGCACGCTCCAGAGGAGCACGCCCCAACTTGCGGGAGGAGAACGGTCGGATGACAGCGATGTGGAGCGGGAACTGCTGCGCAGCAATGGAGCAGGACCCTCGGCGAACTTGGAACTGAATGCCGATGGCAGCAAGAGGCAGTCGGGCAGCTGGTGTTGCGGTAATTTTGTGATGAAACAGTGGCGCAAGATCAACCATGTTTGA
- the RtGEF gene encoding rho guanine nucleotide exchange factor 7 isoform X2: MEQPLVVKAEYSFSGSNNDELCFQRGDVITVTQREDGGWWEGTLNEKTGWFPSNYVNECKVQLPLAETIRPPEEIQEYRSVVLKDLLDSERAHVAELQGLLENFLEPMQQTQILSQDEYAQLMCNFVEIVRTHEDLLIQIEECNDRVGKLFLTSAPLMKKVHQAYCAAHPKAIVILDKYKDELEKYMERQGAATPGLLVLTTGLSKPFRRLDKYSAMLQELERHMESSHPDRGDTQRSVAVYKDIAATCSATRRQKELELQVLTGPVRGWQGQELSTLGDIIHMGSVAVGADHRDRYFVLFPQTLLFLSVSQRMSAFIYEGKLPLTGIIVNRLEDTDAIKNAFEISSPLIDRIVAVCQGPNEANKWVELLNANNPSLPMGIKRQLSNLSNSSLGHLNAAHMSPPSSHSLLLPTGGRPPATPSSIPPSGNSNSGGGSNSHQGSPATNSMSHHKRSQSFNHHLSYNQYTPTQPPPHHLHPPQPPSLPSHLGAAGPRSSSVQIPSSKIAAPIPASSMDASPAIQAAAAAAAAAAGMGVPNARKGSTKANWTISCLRPTPPLRPSLLNASSGSGSGSGGGGSSSSNALASYCSGRKNQPTFEEDALVLRVFEAYCAAYQNNARNTIHSALQPWTPCLPIRGGKLKTSKTFSTSNPQLPFIANSPYLNQQQQQQQQLLQQQHLQQQQHPQQPTGRQHSAGSLNSSFIWREASPNNFNLYSSSVSSSLNATPAQRYSLSGAGGGSPTIKDYQRALSEERATRKSLNRLKSGFGSGYDNVCTSPLLPRKNKPSPKLVAQQTYQRSPTTTTIVKPNPTGHPGLYDRRLNRSFETSTSHRYAGYGAGYLMNCGGALRTSTLQRSTPQLAGGERSDDSDVERELLRSNGAGPSANLELNADGSKRQSGSWCCGLENEDMTPTLRQLWTAIRQMQQDMSQIKLQINEERALRADLQQLLMQHLETSSVSSGANTPKC, encoded by the exons ATGGAGCAGCCACTGGTGGTGAAGGCGGAGTACTCCTTCTCGGGCAGCAACAACGACGAGCTGTGCTTCCAGAGGGGCGATGTCATCACGGTCACCCAGCGCGAGGACGGCGGCTGGTGGGAGGGAACGCTGAACGAGAAGACTGGCTGGTTCCCCAGCAACTATGTCAACGAGTGCAAGGTGCAGCTGCCGCTGGCGGAGACCATCAGGCCGCCGGAGGAGATCCAGGAGTACCGCTCGGTGGTTCTGAAGGATCTGCTCGACTCGGAGCGAGCCCATGTGGCCGAGCTGCAGGGTCTGCTCGAGAATTTCCTGGAGCCCATGCAACAGACGCAAAT TCTCAGCCAGGATGAGTACGCCCAGCTGATGTGCAACTTTGTGGAGATCGTGCGCACGCACGAGGATCTGCTCATCCAGATCGAGGAGTGCAACGATCGAGTGGGAAAACTATTCCTCACCAGTGCCCCCTTAATGAAGAAGGTCCACCAGGCCTACTGCGCTGCCCATCCCAAGGCCATCGTTATATTGGACAAGTACAA GGACGAGTTGGAGAAGTATATGGAACGCCAGGGCGCGGCCACCCCGGGACTTCTCGTGCTCACCACGGGCCTGTCGAAGCCCTTCCGCCGCCTGGACAAGTACTCCGCCATGCTGCAGGAACTGGAGCGGCACATGGAGAGTAGCCATCCGGATCGTGGCGACACCCAGCGCAGTGTGGCCGTGTACAAGGACATAGCGGCCACCTGCTCGGCCACCCGGCGGCAAAAGGAGCTGGAGCTGCAGGTGCTCACGGGCCCGGTGCGCGGATGGCAGGGCCAGGAGCTGAGCACCCTCGGCGACATCATTCACATGGGCAGCGTGGCTGTGGGAGCGGATCATCGCGATCGCTACTTTGTGCTCTTCCCCCAGACATTGCTCTTCCTCAGCGTCAGTCAGCGGATGAGTGCGTTCATCTATGAG GGTAAACTACCGCTGACCGGGATCATTGTGAATCGCCTGGAGGACACGGATGCCATTAAGAACGCCTTCGAGATCAGCAGTCCGCTGATCGATCGCATTGTGGCCGTCTGCCAGGGACCGAACGAGGCCAACAAGTGGGTGGAGCTGCTGAATGCCAACAATCCCAGCCTGCCGATGGGCATCAAGCGGCAGCTGAGCAACCTGAGCAACTCCTCGCTGGGACACCTAAACGCGGCCCAT ATGTCGCCGCCCTCGAGCCACAGCCTGCTGCTGCCAACCGGAGGCCGTCCGCCGGCCACGCCCAGCAGCATCCCGCccagcggcaacagcaacagcggcGGGGGGAGCAACAGCCACCAGGGATCGCCGGCCACCAACTCGATGTCGCATCACAAACGGAGCCAGTCGTTCAACCACCACCTCAGCTACAATCAGTACACGCCCACTCAGCCTCCACCACATCATCTGCATCCACCACAACCACCAAGTCTGCCAAGTCATCTGGGGGCAGCCGGCCCCAGATCAAGTTCAGTCCAGATACCAAGCAGCAAGATAGCAGCTCCAATCCCGGCCTCATCCATGGACGCCAGTCCAGCAATTcaggcagcggcagcagcagcggcggcagcggcgggaATGGGGGTGCCAAACGCAAGGAAAGGAAGCACAAAGG CTAACTGGACCATCAGCTGCCTGCGTCCCACGCCGCCTTTGCGGCCCAGTTTGTTAAATGCCTCCAGCGGATCGGGAAGTGGCAGCGGTGGTGGCGGCAGCAGCTCCAGCAACGCCCTGGCCAGCTACTGCAGCGGGAGGAAGAACCAGCCGACCTTCGAGGAGGACGCCCTGGTGCTCCGGGTGTTCGAGGCCTACTGTGCCGCCTACCAGAACAACGCCAGGAACACCATCCACTCGG CCTTGCAACCCTGGACTCCGTGTCTGCCCATCCGCGGTGGCAAGCTGAAAACGAGCAAAACCTTCTCGACCTCCAATCCACAGCTGCCTTTCATAGCCAACTCACCCTACCtcaatcagcagcagcagcagcagcagcaactcttgcaacagcaacacctgcagcagcagcaacatccccAGCAGCCAACAGGTCGTCAGCACTCCGCCGGCAGCCTGAACTCCTCCTTCATTTGGCGCGAGGCGAGTCCCAACAACTTTAATCTGTACTCCAGTTCGGTGTCTTCCTCGCTGAATGCGACGCCTGCGCAAAGGTACTCCTTATCGGGAGCAGGTGGAGGATCGCCCACCATCAAGGATTACCAGAGAGCCCTGTCCGAGGAGCGGGCCACCAGGAAGTCGCTGAATCGGCTGAAGAGTGGCTTTGGCTCCGGCTACGACAATGTGTGCACTTCACCGCTGCTACCGAGGAAAAACAAACCGTCGCCCAAGTTGGTGGCCCAGCAGACGTACCAGCGATCCCCGACCACCACCACCATAGTGAAGCCTAATCCCACGGGACACCCAGGACTCTACGATCGCCGGCTGAATCGATCCTTCGAGACCTCCACCTCGCATCGCTATGCCGGCTATGGGGCAGGCTATCTGATGAATTGCGGCGGAGCTTTGCGGACCAGCACGCTCCAGAGGAGCACGCCCCAACTTGCGGGAGGAGAACGGTCGGATGACAGCGATGTGGAGCGGGAACTGCTGCGCAGCAATGGAGCAGGACCCTCGGCGAACTTGGAACTGAATGCCGATGGCAGCAAGAGGCAGTCGGGCAGCTGGTGTTGCG GCCTTGAAAACGAGGATATGACCCCGACATTGCGCCAATTGTGGACGGCCATCCGGCAGATGCAGCAGGACATGTCCCAGATAAAGCTGCAGATCAACGAGGAGCGGGCCCTGCGAGCCGATCTCCAGCAGCTGCTGATGCAGCATTTGGAGACGAGCAGCGTGAGCAGCGGGGCCAACACCCCCAAGTGCTGA